The window CATGGCGTCCACAAAAGGCAATCACACGTTAAACTTATTTCTCTAtagtctcccatccagatatcaACCCTGCCCGAAAGGGATTAACCGTCAGTGAACCTTTGTTTTGCAAGCACCTCAAAGGGATTGTTAGCAGGCCCTTAGTAGTGTCCACTGTCGAGCGGAATTTGGTGATTCACAAGTCTTTCTCATGTATGATTAATGTACACGAAAAGTAGACCTTATAAACAGCAATTCAGTCTCGATGCCAATGTTACTggattccttttattttctgtcATCTTTCTaaatttagtattttactcgtaGCCCGGCagatgtcttctcagggggcaaTTTATGTTGTATCGTTTCCTCAGAACTGACGATGCGTAGTTATTTTGACTACAAGTTACCTTCTTAAAAACACATCAAATTCAGAGTCTAGCCAAGGGAAAAGTATTACAATCCTGTCACATGAGTCATAATACTCAGCGCTTATTGAAACCATCTTAAGAAGTACGTGCTCGTATCATCAAACTTCAGTCCTATAAGATCGTTTCTTCCCTTAACCTTTTCCTTTGTCTTCAAAGCGCGGACTGCCGAACGCTCTTCAATAATCCGAGTTTTCTCCTAGCTGTTATCAGcctttgtttgtatttttggaATGGGTTCAAAAAGGTAGAAGTGGCtagattgaaaaagaaatcCACTTCATATCTAAGGTACCGAGAATCTTGTATACAGTGTCGATTCATTGTTTCGCCCTTGAATGTCAAGGGGAGAAGTAGATTGATCCCTTTCAttgtgggagtgattaggaaaaTATGTTTTAAAGCCGGAAATCTCTTTTAACAAATTAGTATAGTGTAATTACTATATTACTCCCAGACAAAAGCAGTCGGAAATGCCATTGTCAAGgtcaaaaaaaacaacaagcttTGTTTATAGAAAAGTAGACGATTTTAGAATCGAAAATCTGCGGGATACAGACCTACTTCCGGAATTTCACGAGTTTTTTTGGTTCGAATGCCACCCTAATCGCCATTTGGCGTCGTCCTCGGTGCCGAACTTAACTCACTGTATTTAAGTGAACAATTGATTTTCTCCCATAAATGTTCTAACTAGAAATTATTTAGTTCCCTGTAAGGGATGCAAAATTTtgaagcagggatggcgcagtggtgtcCCGGgttttattcccagaattgGCGTCACTCATGTGTTGAGTTTTTTGGCTCTGTACTCTAGATCTGTAATCTGCACCGACAGGTTTTTCTACGaatactccggtttcccctctcaaTAAATACATAGCGGTGCAGTGTCCAGTTTCCTCCGcactaaatacagttgacagttaaataaagtttgttgttattattattaatttagtttttaaatgcACCTCCACTGTGAAGAAAGCAATTGCATTGAGGCTTATCAATAGCTTCCATTGCGAACAAAAAATTAACTTCCAACTAGGTTGACGATAATTACATCCCCAcatggagttttttttttttcaccgggAATGTGTGATGAACGTGGAAGGCTATTTTTTGCACGCCATTTTGACATTGCATTAAGATCTCATTACAGCGAGTTTATATTACGCTCTATTGCCTTATCATATTTTGGGTCGAATACTATTTTCTGAAGCAGGGCAAGAGGTGGTAGCCCTGTGGTAATTTAGAGGGAAAGCTTCGAGCACTGATAGGTTCGTTGTTGCAGAGGATCTATACCACTAATCTTTCTCCCTTGGAATTAATATTACTTATATTTACAAATTAGTATCTCCAAACAGCTTTATCATAATCATCAATTCCAAGCTTTCTTACTCGTACTCTTCGCTGTTTTTCACAAAGCGTTCGACTATGCCATCCTGTAATTTGCTTTTCTCCATATCAGGTAATTTCATTCTCTaaaattcattgtttttttcaaaatggtcaAGTAATAGCATTTTTATTTCAACGTGGTTTCGTTTTAAGAGCTGTTTTGAATTGGAAAAAAACTTTCTGTCAACCACTCGgtgtcgtatgtgggttgagtttattagTTCTCTACTCGTCTTCAAAACCAACCAATTATTTGAAcgagttgatttgatttaatttctgCCGGCGCTGTACAGTGTCTCTAATTAGTGTGCCAGCACTAGAaaagactagacacttcaataaagttcctttcctttcttttcctaaGTACGGTTGTGTTGACACTGAAATAAAATATGTgattatcatgtcaagttcaacgtctgcctggttactaagccccttggagtgttctcctcagaaacaaaatggctgacctcggttttgataattcatgatatcatgctcaacctcatccaataattgtttattaacaCACTGTGTCTTTGTTTTTAGGGATCTGTTTGGTCAAATGAAGTTCATCACCGGGTTAGTTATTACCTTTGTTATCTGGATCACCAGTATCACCACGATGATTCCTTACGTGGTAAACCTCGACTACAACTATGAAAATATAACCTGTGACGAAAGCTGGGACTCGGATTTCAGCCGTAGAGGGTACACTCTGTCATTGTTCCTGTTGGATTATCTGTTGCCCCTGATCGTCATGGTCACATTGTATGTGCTTGTATGGGGGAAGCTACAAAGGTAATTAAGAGAAAGTCTGACATAATATTTCTAATTCGTCTTCTGAAGGTTGAAGTGGAACATGCTAAATGGGATAGTGGCCGGGAAATGTTTCGgatcagtgtcatttttgaggaactaccacacccttgtcatattaaaaaggttgaaatagtcacaatAAGGCAAATTTATATtgtgagatgacgttctcgttgccgccGCTGTCGTCGTTTAACATTAAcggggagctttagcaacgacaacaccgacggcaacaagaacgtaacaaatttgcatatttagtgggaaaaacaatacctttgcacgttctgcacgtgcgtttttcatttttgtccatttctttgccgtcgtcagcgaAACAActacgtgaaatagccaaatgttGAGGTTTTAttgaggacgtcagcacttggagataaattttcattttctccccaaaACTAAGCGTGACTCACATCGGTTTCATccttgagggactgccacacaaTTGTCATGTTTAAGAGCTTGGAATAGTTGCGAAGTGATTTAAGTAACgcaaatttatgttttgagatgacgttctcgttgccgttcccgttgtcgttgctaaatcCCCCTAACGATTGGGGACGACGGCGAAAACGTCACCTTAGAATATAACTTAAGACATGCGTAAGTCTTCTGCTATTATTCCATGTCGTTCACGTCGAAGAAGAATCCTTAAAAATAGAGactgtatgctcacgttgtcgttaaaacatcaaatttggtgatttcacgtcgttgtcatgCCGACTGAGAAGCGCAAGAATTTGTattaaaatgcgtgctgcacgtgtggcacgattacttttcctttttcaaccaatgatattctgtTTTGTGGCGTcttcaaacgaggaaacatcgttgcggaaacattgtttcccgaaatgtttcctcggcgcgcaaacgaggaaGCATTTGTTGAGGAAGCAAAATTCACAAACATCTATGCTTCCCGGAAAGCAACTTTTActtccgcaacaaatgtttcctgggACCGCAAACGGGGAAACAGTTGCTTCCGCAAGAATGTTTCCGCAACATTATTTCCTGGTTTGCGGGCGCCTTTACATTTCCTATTAAAAATGCTTGCCAAGGAGGCCACTTTTCAGCTCGTTCATCAATCATAGTACCAAACAATCTGAGGTTACATTCACACGATACAAGACGAATTTTCTACCACTTGAAAATTCGTGTATTTAAAGGCTCCGACCACACGAAACCACGCTAAACTTACGAAAAGTTAGACGCCTCGCAGTTCAAAAATTTGAACACCAAAATCGGGGACGAACTTTTAGCCGATACGGTCGAAAATTTAACCGGTGCGCTGTGAACGCCTTGACCGTCTAAAATTTTGCATGGAAAAGGCGTGGTTGCATGGATGCGTGGTAACTCAGCTGGAAGAAGCTGTTTTGGATTTCGTAAAGCTGTGCTCTGCGCATGATCAGATGGTAAAACCACTGACAAGGGTTAAACTTTAATACGGTGTGTCAGTTCCGTGTGAACAGAGCGAAAAGATTGTACGGTTCCGTGCGAACAAAATGTCCGGTCGAATTTTTCAACCGGTggaaaattcgtccggtaccgtgtgaaTGTAGCCTAAAATgcataaatttctttttctactGACCACACCATTTGAACTCAAGAAGAATTACACATTACTTAATtcgcgaaaaataaaaaaaaatgtcataacaaTGTGTTTTTAAACCAATCTGACTTTAGTTACAGAGTCTTGGATCCAGAGCGCGCGATTCGCCGTGAACGTCATAATCGTATCCTACGCATGCTTGTCGACTACGTCATCGTGTTCGCCATCTTCCTGCTTCCTCATCAGATCATGTGGTTCGTGAAGGATTTTGGCGACGGTGACAACAAGCTTTACTTCGGAGATGCCATGAACGTGGTGTATATCTTCACTTACAGCATGACCATCATCAACCCAGTAATGTTCTTTAGCTTCAACCCTGAGTTCAGACGTCACTTGTGGCATTTTGTCAAATGTCAGTGCCTGGCGAAAAAAGAACTATTTAGCGCCGAAAATATGTCGGAGTCATTTTCTATAGAGCCTAACCGTCCGCCCCCATCTCAGTTGAAGCCGAAGTACGAGATACAGCAGTTTGAATTGAAATCAAACGAGAACAACTACGCGTCCTACCCGAGCATAGTGCTCGCGGAAACCGACTCCATGCAACGTGACCACGATTCGGGTCTCGGATTGGTTGAAGCAAGCATGTTTCCTTCGGCAGTGGATCGGTTTCGCGTAGCAGAAAAGCAACGGGAATCGACACCGACACCTTCGGCTTCTCCGCCGCCATCGGAGACAATGTTTGATTACAACGATGCTCCTCCATATTCTTTTGACCAAGGTAGTGAAATGCTTTAAGAGGAACGTGTATGCATTGCACTAGCGACTACGCTATTCTGCCCTATGGGAAAGACGCTTTGTTTATGTCAATGCTAACCATAAGCGTGAATTGTCGCTGGTTGTACAGGGGGTAGGGTGTTGTCTAGGAACtaagagggagagagagagagagtaaaTTAAACGTTTTAGTTTTTGGTCGCCTCGCTTTATAGAGtattttcactcacgtgatcagtaaccttgtttttccacctaaacgaaagaaaacatttgcatgataaaagaacTCAATTCCCGGGGGATTAGTTAGGGACACCGACATGGCGGCAGTTAATTCCTTTGTTTAGGAacttcaacatggccgccgtgtcgTCACATGATAACACTCTATAGAAGGAGTTGagtcacgtgatgagacggccatctTGGTGCACAAAACGATAGCAAATTACatctcatgttttgcattatgaaagagtcaaattcccaaaagaccttTTCCGCTATTGTTCTGCGCACCAACATAGCTGCTGTGACGCCAGGTGAGAACCATTTATAAGTCATACCTCGTtatgctaaaattacatttgttATCCCATCTAAAGTTAAGGAATTCCATTAATAGTTTGTATGTAGAATATGTTCCTCTAAACTAGTAGTGGATGGTGAAGAGAAATAAGCAACTCTGGCAACTGCCTAAAATATTTTTGGTAATCTCCCAAACGTGATAGATTTATATTCGAGAAAAGCTAGTTTCTTCCAGCATTCGCGAGtcctgacgccatcttggatgaTGGAAGAGAAGAGCAACATATTCAGCAGCAATGGGCTCGTGGATGATATAAATAATCTATCCTTTATCTGTGAAGGCGGATAACAAACTCCAATATCAAATTCATTAATtgtaatgataaaaataaatccTATAGGGGAGTCTTTGTTCAGATTTTTTTGCCACTTAAGCACAAagctatcgttttctaatcagccAGTCAAGAATAaaatactgaatattgaaagtgcgtTGCATAATAAGCTATCTCTGAGAATCTGAACCCGACATACCGGATAATCCTTTGAAAATAGCACTCTTTTCAATTGACGTCACGATCTTATGCCCAAAGCATAGTGAGATTAATATGCAGACTAAGACAAAGACATTTTAACGATGTTTGTCCGCatttcaatcccataatgctttgCAATAATCTATTTTTTATCAAATGTGGAATATACTATTCGAAATGTTATAAAGAATGCATAGGACTATCAGTgcctttgccacccaagaatttgtcagtttttgttggctaataactggctcgttatcaaagttATAAGGCTTAAAATCACGCagatttaactaagtttaacCACAGTTAATATATGGAGGTGGTTGTGAAACTCgacatgtttctttgttttatgtttttcttcgcTGATTttgccttgaccctgcacaaaccacaccctttttctaaaaaaaacagCCAATTCAAAAGTttgcattaatttattcaaaacttagTGGTGAACcgaggacaaaagattgtgcatggtcacTGTTGACGACTTTTTGAAGTTTTCGGGGcttcataaccagtccatctAAATGAACTAtggtttaacaagttcttttaccttttgaagacAATTTGTACATAGCATGGTGCCTTCTgcgagcaaactcgtatgttgaTGAATAACATGTAAACAATGACTTCAGTGACGATTCCCTTAGAGTCTCTGTAGGAACAGATATGCCCAAGATTGTGCAATAATGACATGAACGCACATTTGATAAGACCCTTTTCTTTGACCTAACATCACGAATTTCCAAAAACGTGGtgaaacgtcacaaagtgtgTCCATAACACCTCTTCTCAGGCATAGAAAAAACGGTCATCATCAGTCTAGCAAACAATGTCCTCTATTTTAACCCTGAGCCTGTTGCACATGTAAAAAGGTATTTTCTCATTTGGTCCCACATCACCGTGTGCTaatcttggacataaattcctTGAGGTTACGTAGATGTGATAGCTAGTTTCATTATCTATTGTAGGTTTTGGTACTTCATCCTCGTATTCATATTAGACATTCTTTAATCGCGTACTTGTTATAATATTTCATAAACGCTATTTTCTTTAGCATAGAATTTTTTTATGTAAATGCGGAAGAGtgatattttaattaatattagTACCTTACTGTAAGAAAAACTGTGCATACTCTGGGAAATGAATGTATTCTGATCCCTATTACGCATGCGCAAGCATTCCTTCATAAGATGTACGCAGTGTAAAACAGTTTGCTCTTTGGACATGCGTAATTGTTACGACTATATCTTGGTAAGTTGGCATTATCTAACAAGCGATTTTTATGGCCTCAAACTGCGTTATATAGCCTGTTCCTCAGCTTTTCTTCAGTAACTGTATAAATTTCGTGAATTGTGAGCAATATGCTGCCTCAATGTTTTGTTGTTCAGTAAGAAACTTTCAAAACCACATTTATGAAATTGGTTGCAATTTTGAAATAACTTGTATTCTTTAATTTAACaagaacattgattttttttgtactATTTGATAAGGGTTGAAGATGTTGTTAATGTGGTTAAGTATTAATAAAAAAGCTAAACGAACTATTGTAGGCTTTTTGATTTTGGTAATATTAATAAGATGGACTTATTTTAAGTATTATTTCAAGTCTTCTAGCTGTGGttactaattggagacactgtacgTCAAATCAAACGTTGGGTTTTGAAGAGAGggaaaaactggagtacccggagaaaacctctcagagcggagtagagaaccaacaaactcaatccacatatcaTTATGACGCCCACTCAAGGAATCGAACCCGTTGCGCTAGCCATTGCACCCTTTATCATGTTTTAGGTTTATTCTGTACGCCACGACGCTCCCAATCTCAATGAGAAAGGCTATTTCCTCTGCAAGGTATACCATGAAATAGTTCCATTTTTATGTGTTTAACATCATACTTATAAAATCATAAACCTGACCCCatgcagttgttcaaaaggtggataatgctatccaccggataaaccactatccattggatagcgcaattggtttttgctggtgtttatccaccggatagtgatttatccggcggatatagcgctatccatcgtttgaacaaccggggcgtggggcccgtttctcgaaagtcccgaaactttacgggccatttttgcGTGTCggaattccttttgtatctcaagaacggagaggatttaagtcgtcaaacttcacagttatttttctttttgtttccgtaaaaacatttcaaaggaACGGCTTTCCAGACCAAGCGGtcggcagtttcacaaatggcttttcgggcccgaaaagttttcgggactttcgagaaacgggcctctgaTCTCCATGCTCTTGGAAATAAAGCAAGAAAGTCTCTCCTTAAACTAGCTTAACAAATTGGCCTTTGCTTTGTTTGTGATAACTGCATTCCTTGCATCAGAATTGTCGTCGATCTTGACCGGTATGCGTCCATGGACGGAGATTAGCTTCTTTATTCTTCATTTCATCTCGTTCACATTGTACAAAGTATCCTAACAATAAATTGGGTGCGAGCGCTTTCAAAGTAAAACAttaatagagaatgaaagattcacgtTGGTGATTTCATGTCGTCACGGTCAGGGAGTTTaaagagagctttagattctagtacgagaacgactacgagtacgagattttctcatagaacaacagtgagcgcgcgcaaaccagcgtcattttggcgggaaaaatgtcgtcgaatcaaaacaagtcaacaacacggtagcagttttggctttttttgatgagcaaaaaggctcagttaacagcaaagcgtacgggttataaatttccttagtattttcgctaaaaacgggcagtcaaaactcgtactcgttctcgtgcTTGTCGTAGAATTTAAAGCTCtcttaagaaaccacgacggccaCGGCGACGAAAAACCGCCGTcccttcaaaatataagtttgagctattctaagtatttcatgattattccatcttgtttacatTATTCAATAGgagcgaagtgtcctaaaactggattggtatGGGCGGATTTGTAAGAGTGAGGCTGAAAGATTCATCGTAGTTTgtccatagttaatagaggggaatggttatgaaacccgagaAATTTCTTggtctcttttttggccttgaccgtgcacaaaacacaatagttgtttactccgtactgaggaactaaccaatagaaacgtgttggttacgtaattcatgcatagtgtatgagcgcaaaacaaaagattgtgcacggtcttGGACTTTCCAACATAAATCTTggtatctttgtttgctcctttgatgtttgccgagcttcaaaaccagtcccctctattaactatggtttggCCACGTTGTTTTCAAAAcgttaaatttggtcatttcacgtagtagttttgacgagtacaggagagaaatgaacaaaaatgcgtgccgcacgtgcagcacgatcatttttcttctttcaaccaatattattatacatcagactcactatgaaaaatctgattggtcgagagcattcaatcaattcacaatagcttgtgaacttgacatgataaatgtaatatctgcagcagatattacatttatcatgtcaagttcaacgtctgcctggttactaagccccttggagtgttctcctcagaaacaaaatggctgaacgcttcgcttctgtttctgaggatgaattatgtgaaaaatgtataataaaacaattattgaattcggttttcgcatgatatcatg of the Montipora foliosa isolate CH-2021 chromosome 14, ASM3666993v2, whole genome shotgun sequence genome contains:
- the LOC137984867 gene encoding neuropeptide Y receptor type 6-like: MALTTTEPPPTESATVKENLWTFNLVMYILIIVLSIPANIIMLLVLWRKFRRHQRTAKSFIILMQNMALSDLVLVVASIPFNLVWQASDSWPFGPVGCKILWPLQTAALQAMVYTYVALACHRLCGVTKDLFGQMKFITGLVITFVIWITSITTMIPYVVNLDYNYENITCDESWDSDFSRRGYTLSLFLLDYLLPLIVMVTLYVLVWGKLQSYRVLDPERAIRRERHNRILRMLVDYVIVFAIFLLPHQIMWFVKDFGDGDNKLYFGDAMNVVYIFTYSMTIINPVMFFSFNPEFRRHLWHFVKCQCLAKKELFSAENMSESFSIEPNRPPPSQLKPKYEIQQFELKSNENNYASYPSIVLAETDSMQRDHDSGLGLVEASMFPSAVDRFRVAEKQRESTPTPSASPPPSETMFDYNDAPPYSFDQGSEML